Proteins from a genomic interval of Papaver somniferum cultivar HN1 chromosome 4, ASM357369v1, whole genome shotgun sequence:
- the LOC113273373 gene encoding protein MAINTENANCE OF MERISTEMS-like yields MRKWPPRAIESTVGEVSEVIDLVNSMGLIAAVENFDLGYDKPLCSAFAERCYGETDTLHLTFGELTVTPNDAKFITGLSIEGKAMNYKGYAQELEWENIYTFTKDVFQWDEERTKSEMLVGKSKQRIFHLSKLRYNFMGKKKLRADGKEVTPERIIATANAYVLYLLGDVIFPDVSAARVSTNFIQLLQPFDKIHKYSWGTAILAHSLNELRKASRAQRNQIGGNMAFLQAWIYMHFPIFSQRSFENKEWDHRYYGDKYTYISKPRNQKKDYLKLRRQLDNLTTKVVVYDPYKEDLAKVKGKKIVCEEQSDYLGPLFHPRG; encoded by the coding sequence ATGAGGAAATGGCCACCACGAGCAATAGAATCAACCGTTGGTGAAGTTTCGGAAGTAATCGATCTAGTCAATTCTATGGGGTTGATAGCTGCGGTCGAGAATTTTGACCTTGGTTACGACAAacctctttgttccgcctttGCCGAGAGATGTTACGGGGAAACAGATACCTTGCATCTTACGTTTGGAGAACTGACGgtaactccaaatgatgcgaagttcattacCGGGTTAAGCATAGAAGGTAAAGCCATGAATTACAAAGGTTACGCGCAAGAGCTTGAGTGGGAAAATATTTACACGTTCACCAAGGatgtgttccaatgggatgaggagaGGACCAAGTCAGAGATGTTGGTAGGCAAGTCAAAGCAGAGGATATTTCATCTTTCGAAGCTGAGATACAACTTCATGGGAAAAAAGAAGCTTCGTGCTGATGGAAAAGAGGTGACGCCGGAACGTATCATCGCCACAGCCAATGCGTATGTCCTCTACCTCCTGGGAGATGTTATCTTCCCCGATGTTTCCGCTGCCCGTGTGAGCACCAACTTTATCCAGTTGTTACAACCATTTGACAAGATTCACAAATACTCTTGGGGCACTGCCATCCTTGCACATTCGTTgaacgagttgagaaaggcttctaggGCTCAAAGGAACCAAATCGGAGGGAATATGGCTTTTTTGCAGGCGTGGATATATATGCACTTCCCAATATTTTCTCAAAGGTCTTTTGAGAACAAGGAATGGGACCACAGGTATTATGGAGACAAGTACACCTACATAAGTAAGCCGAGGAACCAAAAAAAGGATTATCTGAAGTTGAGACGCCAGTTGGACAACTTGACGACGAAAGTTGTTGTATATGATCCTTACAAGGAGGATTTAGCTAAAGTAAAAGGAAAGAAGATTGTGTGCGAAGAGCAAAGTGATTATTTGgggcctttgtttcacccaagaggataa